In Pieris napi chromosome 8, ilPieNapi1.2, whole genome shotgun sequence, the genomic stretch TTATCCTTATTTTCGTTAGGTTTTTGTGGCATCGTATTGTTGACAACATTATCTTCGGTAGTTTTGTTGTTTCTGATGTGAATTGGACGCTGATTCTCCCAATAGGATTTCTTGGAATTATTTTCGTATGGAGAAGGAGTCGAAACCACAAAGTTTACTTTTTTCATCAGAGATTGGTGGGGTACGGTGGGCCCGTTTCTCAAAAGTGATGATGTTGGCTCGAATTTAAGCATTAGAGGCCTTTTTGcgagaaaatatttatacgaaGATGGAGCAGTCATCCGCGGAAGTGGTTTATCCGTTATCACATACTTTTTCGTGTTCTTGGGGAAAAGAGTGCTTTTTCGTACTTCAATAGGCTTCTGTGTTGTCGTCACCTTTTCTGGATTAAGATTCACAACAGGCTTAAATCTGTGACTCCTGGGAAGTCCTTGTACTAAAGAAATTGTAACCACTAGCAAAAACGCGAAGGCAatctgaaaatataaataacagtaagtaaatataaaaaattcgttaatatacaattttatctaTAGTAGTATTTGTAATCTTCAACATACCGTTTTTGGTTTCATTGTtgttaattaactttttgcATTTAAAACTCACTACTTTATCTCACTTACTTCACTTTATGTATCACTACTTTAAATCACTCAACGATAAGCTGGTCAAATattgaatgaataaaaattaaaacaggacacatttatatagtaacttaattaaaaaccttAATGATTTCTAGCGATAGATCCTTTTGTAATGATAATTAGGATCATAAATccctaattataaataagttataatttaacCGTAAATTGCATCATTTGTAAATGACTTTGActagtttactagaataggaagtggttataaaaacaaattattaaataatattttgattcttattattacatacacgttgtatataaaataaaaaggtttataaaGATGACTGTATGTACTCAATTAGTTATATCAAAGGTCAACCGAGCCGCTGCTCTGATAACGTAAGGGGACAATAAACTTGTTATCATACAAATCATATTAGTAGACTTCCAACTTCGAAATATGGCAAATGATGCACGGTATCCTTAAAATCAGGAATTGAACAGCAAAACGTATAGCCTTCAGCAGGATTATCAGGATGCCATGATAACCAACCAAATCCGCTGGTATTCCTACAAATATCCGAACAAAAAAATAGCTCACGGGCTTCAGCAAAAGTATAATATGGGTTATTAATACCCACATAAGCGATACCTCTCTTCGTTCTCGGTTCATAtacaactttataaaaatactgcgGTATCGGAATAACAGGATTGTTATTTTGATCCGTGTATAAATGCAGATCAACTCGTCTTCCAAAATTATCGCTTAGCTGAGTTATTCCAAATGTACCGGTGTAGATAATTGTCTCATAGCCAGCATCATGAATGTGATTCCTTAAATCAACTTCTAGAGTATTCCAATTTCCTCCATTGAAACCTGTCCATTGCGGTGCACAATTAACGTAGTGAAAAGTTGCTCGTTCAGTAAAAGCAAAGACAAAATCTGTTTTTGCAGCCAAATGTCCCCTCGATAGAAGTTGACTTTTGGTCACATACGACTCCACTAAAGGACCTACTCGCTGGGCGACTGCTGCTTTTTGACCTGGCGGGGAAAATAGCCTTTCAACGggaatattttcataattatgaTTATCCAAGAAGAACGGACGTTCTACTCTGGTTTGAAAGAATGCATTATAGGGTTTTTGggtatattttgaataaataggATTAAAATGGACGTCATCAAAACACGATTCGTAGACAGGGTAAAATTGGTCTTCAATCGTATACCCAACGTCTATTATGGGGTATCCTTCGTAGCATGTTCTATTTGTGGGCTTACTATGATGGATTGGGGCAAAGGAACATCTAAAAAACGTGAATCTAGCAAGGGAATTCAGCCAATCATCGTTTCTGAAGTTATCGCCGCCTTCACACGATATAGTTGCTACTTCACGGCGATCTTTAATATCTGGATGGTTGATAAAACCAGCTCCTTGGCAGCTAAGTGTGAGAACATCTCCAGCGTTTAGTACTATGTTACCCTCATTATCGTCTGGTTCCAGAATTCTGTTGTTGCGCAAAATAACTGGGAGAGGTTCACCGAAATGTATTCTTGTATTTAACACGCATCGTTGGCCGTGTTGTATATTAAGTGCACATAAAATTAACACGtagaatttatgaaacataatttatatttttaaacataatacttgaaaatttttaacatatatgATGTTTTTGTTATGACAGCAATGCGTTGGTATAAATGTCAaattacaatcaaaacaaatttgaatcaaatgtcaaattatttgattgaCTGTGATTCCGTGtatgtatagtatatatataatttttattgattaaagcTTGCCagcgctcggcacactgatacattgttAAAAGAGccacaatatacaatttttagggtctgtttcacaatgtatagataaagtaccaaatagctatgcaacacataaattatttggaagataaattgtgttatttgacattcatcggactcataacttatgatggactttatgtgacgaatagctctatctgacagtcgtgaaacgcaataatagtgtttatcctaccaataagtaataaatagctaatttggaacttatgtagaacttatccgtacattgtgaaacagacccttaatgttacaagcacttataggcaaacatgacatataCGAAgagataatacaaattataaaccaaacaattaaaattacaaaatctaaacgaaaatcgattttaaagtgtaaggggagcaactatggatatcattataaattacgtttaaaaaaatcagacagtAATAGTAATCCATGACAATTCTTATCCTTTGTTATTCCTACGTATAATCTTTTATTAGCTACAAATCTCAATTTCCGAAgttcttataattaatattactgtACCTGTACTTTTCGTAGTAATCATGAGTTAATTctgtacttaaaatataaaaaaatattgcactGCTGAATGAACATAGGATTACCGGTTgcaattaagtaaaaaatagtgtttgatatcaaagtatataaaaattatgaaactgAGACGTGATATTTTACTATTGAGAAATCTTTATCTcgtattgataatattatcgACACCCGTcaatctaatatttattttattaagtacctgATAAGTACAATATTCATAGTAATTATTGCACATATACTCAGCCGTGATAAGCTGTATTTGTCGACAGGATTTTTGATCTTGATAGACTAAACCTTAGGGGTATTATATTCGGTTTCATGAAATAAAGAGATTTACGTTGGTGCAAACCTTGGTTTGGTTATCGGTTTAGGAATATTATTGCTTAGTACAAATAGTGTCTCATCAAACAATGGATATGGCAACTGGACCCGATCTCCCCTAGCTATATGTAAAAGTGTATGGCCCGGTCTGTCAAGGATACTTCCTGTGTCAAGTATCTTCACAAACCAACAATGGGCGTGGAGAAGCGGACGCAACCGCCGCGCCGCATCGCATGTCGGGAAGCATAAAGGCACTGCTGTTACCGCATCCCACCTATGGTGATTGTTGGTGGCGCCTtgaggttttagtgggtatacGACACAATCGCGAGTCCCATATAGCCCTCCCGCACTGAGCAGTCACGCCGCGGTATGCGCAATGCATTTccccaagtaaaaaaaagaCTTCTTAAGTCCTATTATAGGTACCAGCCCAAAGATGATCAATACATCATGTAAACCcgaaaaattcaatattgtGAAGAGGCAaacaaactttattatttatatttatttaatctcttataaaatcaaaactgATAATTGACGACCTCATTTTTGCTGTTTTTAGATAAAACTCTTTAGAtagtgtggcagaatatgcgaacttacgattgtaccatcttacacatttttgtaccatattcttgcaataaataaattattattattattatagatagcAATAATGGAATGACTGCAAATGGATCTTTCTAGTGCTCGGATTTACTTCCCAGCGAATGGGGAAGAGTTAGTTTTACGCTGAAACAGCGGCCtagactaataaaaataatgctgCTGTTTGTATCATCATTAGGAATATAGAAGCTAGACAGCTTAACAAAATTAACGGGAATAGCGTACGTATATacgttttttaaataggtTAAAATCATTATTGTTAGATGGCTTTAAGTCTTTAAGTCCTCTTCAGGGCATGAGacatatttttacacgctttatattagcttcacctgtatgtatgtatgtatgtaaccgactccttcggactagATTTTGACCCaattttaacggacagatttaattcaaactttgcgcacctgtcaaagatcgatgacaatgcaataatccgaaaaaaaatttaaaaaaatttaaaaaatttacctaaaaaataaataatagttataaaaaactaaaaaacatcaacagctttaaaagcgtgtttttagttttttttaactattatttattaacgatTATAAATAACTCTGGTATGTAAATAATACCTACACAAGAACAAGTATTACACAAGAACAAGTATTACACAAGAACACAGTATTAATAGAAACTGTAAGTAGGTAGTGTTATTAgattcttatgttaaatatattttttgttaaattaagatagacttaaaatatgtacttattagttttaaattaggCTAGAAGGTAATGGGTAAATTATGTCTTTGTGCagagacaatttattaaaaaatacaatcttAATCAATAGTAAAAACTATTGTATCTTCCAATTTTCagtaatgtattataaatacctAAAAAACATACATCGTTCATCAAATAGTAGATATTTCAATGTCAAAACAATTAGGTACTAATCAGTATTAATTAAAGCGACATTCACGGAAATAAATGACGTTACTTAAACAATTACTGTTTGTTGAATTGTTCCATGAACTGTCGGTGACCTCTGTATtatcatacattttaaataaaggcaTTGTAATTTATGGAACATACGACTATACATCACAGCTATAAGGTGAATAGCAGTattagggtcgattcgaccaaacttcaatttatgcacgagtaactataccaagaataatctattccatgattttaatctcgagtaaatccatagtcgtttgtccacgtaatcgatagtataattgtgctaggaataacaatacgcgaatagcaagagaatggtgaacgaaaataaaactcggcaaatacctaaatgttgttctacaacgggacagtgtaagagcatacatcatgtcaactcgattttgccgtattatagtgtgaaaaagtagcttttaacaggtgtcaaacgacaacaaaaagtttttatttcttgtttgtttgaggctttcgtctaaaaaggaacttctgttgagcccagttgaatttcattctaatattatagaaaataaaaaatctaaaaacaaataaataaataataaattgtttaaacgtttcattatacaatgctagactattaatttagtgcgttgcgttgacttgaaattaaaacacagaatacatatttgtgaaatgacagaaatcagctgattggactgactgacgccattaaattattctaggaatagctgttattccgtgcgaaacggcggtatagtagcaattcccgaataagcccactattcttagaatttgtagttggtaaaacgtaaaattgatttactctcgattaactctcgatttattctaagattaagatttactcttgtttggtcgaatcgaccctaagaGAGAGATTTTGAATCGAAATTATgactcgtatgtcaaaatggGAATAAGTGTCCATGTTTAAGGTAAGGTGGTATGGACCTGCCTGTTtggtttgtataaaaaatgttatgaaGGAGCACCGgcactaattaaagatttaagttggcgcctggtagatggtaccggtgacctcagagctggtgctttcctagctcaacgaataagtatcgcaatacagcgaggaaatgctgccagcgttataggtacactgccacagggactactttgtaaatttgttttaattttctttttatttgtaggttaagaaaattgtaaatactgtatattatttgattgttatgtaattaacattctaattaacaataaactacaagctccctccttatcagatggccaaatcgtaaaatgactgcttcacgactgatttgagcgcgaccgccgctgcgaaaaccgctgtgcgagttcgaaaagtgagttacagaatcgcaaggctgaaatAGATGTTTTGGTTAAGATAACCCAAAGTCTTGTCATCCCGCGCGATGAAACCGTATTTACTAAtgaaattataagtttaattaaaaaaactaaaaagaatctaggttctattataaaaattaaagttaggtttatttgaatatttaaaaaaagggatCCTAAATCAAAACCTTACATGcttagaataaataatttcaaagaattataaataattcaattccATGCGTTCGTAGAAATTGTATTGAGATTTTTCGTATTTAGAATTAAGTACTTGTTGAAGGTTACggaattaacaaaaaaactttagcTACAGGAATAACTATTTAGTACGAAGTTCATAATGTTATGCATACTAaccaaatgtattaaatactaatttgttcccaaaaaaataatatttaagtaggtaattaatcttatacatatatgcgtatttattacatttatatagtCTGATGTTTTAGGagatattttcattaattaaacaGTTACTTTGTGTCCCATTgccaatatattaaattattataactatatttatataaacccTCTTTAACCcagataaacatttttttttttaagttacaacattttaaatatctctTCTCATCACAGCGTGAgcacaatttgatagaaatagTGGAAAGAGTAGGTTTTTTTAGATTGATTTAGTTAAGTTTAGTTAGATTGATTTTTGGGTCAGAATCACCTTCACTTATCATCCCATCCCATCACTTATCATACAATCTTATCATCccttgatttaataaaaaaacgttaaTTACTAAATAGAACCTGTGTGCTGCGTGCTGTGGctgcacttttttttaaaccatgATGATTCAAAATGAATCCTGGGAATTGTttacgtaataatttaatttgagcCCGAACTCGCCATGAGAAGAACGCTCTGAACGAAAAACtatttacagatttaaaaatacaccagatgaatattttttacgtCAGTTCGAATTAAGACGTGTGTGACGGTAGTTGAGTGATGTGACTTGTGGCGACGATGCATTTGATAATAGTGAGTATTGTTTTCTAtggtaaatacatttttttaaattcaatattaaaattattaactaaacttTGGTAATACAAAATTGTACTAAAATCACCAAGGCATAGCTTTGGCAAATTTGACTATTATAACCGCCTATAAatcttacataaattaatgattttcaTGTACTCATAGTTTATAATTtcctaattaaatatttaattgtacgTAATTCTGAGTTCTGTGgtacaaaaagtaaaatattttatatgatttattaacGTACAGAATATACACATTTTCTCGgaacaataataattcagtGGTCTTCATGCCACTGTCATTGAAGTAGGTGATCGAACTcacaattataaatgtaaaaatccaatacatttttgatttaCAGTTTGAGTATTCTATATACAAACaaactatgtatttaaaagggctaaaataatcaaactaatcttatttttatcgCGTTTTCTATCCAGAAATTATAATCAAACTATtcaaacttaaacttaaaataactttatttatataggtaaacaagttcacttatgaacgacaaaaagttaaattaattgtaaatttacatttactatcagttcaagtcaagggcgtagagcgggcaagaagaactggcaagacactttccgccactctttttagttttgaaatattatatataatagtattgaGTCAtagaaattgtttgaactgaagcaaatcaatcccaaggattgggatcatttaaatattcgtcaaatgtataaaaatctttattgattaatttacgacTAATCCCtcggctttgaatttatttagtgataattctctaatttcgcttgtattgggagtttgttgtaaaaacgaatacaatttccatataaggagtggtttatcttctggagcctgatTGGTCGTTATATTAGAATCTTAAGCTAAGAAAAAACTTAGCTGTTTTTTCTACTTAGAGAGTTGAAAATTTCTTCGCTTCGTATTTGTATACTGCACAAATAATTGTGCACATACAAATGAAACCCATTTGATGTCGAGGTTACAACGCACGACCAGAGACACTATCAATGTTGTTTAACTAATTAGTAATGAGGAATTTGTGCGTTTATCTAAAAGGGATGTGTAATTTGTGTCACTTAAAAATAGCATGTCAGAGATTATGCAAAAGTCTCACCCGTATTTAAATGGAAAAACTACATCGTTGCTTTATACAAAAACCATGTTGACTTTGTATCGATTTAAGTGTTATAATTCTTATGTAGCGATGTAGGTTCGTACCCCGGCTTTGTACAAAGCTATGTccacaattaataaaaactaataacttatttattcatacatcCATATGTAGTTTTAGTTAGAGTTAGTAAGAATTCGGTCTTAGTTGCTTTTTTAGTATTGGTTAGtgaacaaaacaaaaagaCTTCTATAGTGGGGCATGGACAGCATACCAACATTTTATGATAAGCGGGGtcaattaatactttatacTCGCTCATACGATGTTATTACGGTAACTGGGAATTATGAACCAAATATCAACGGCGCGTATTAATGTACACAAGGATCCTCATATATAAAGACAATGATTAAGGAAATAACCTAGATCTTTATTTAAAGAcacacttatattttttaatttattttaaattaaatataataatactgtaCAAGTGCTGAAAGGTcggaaaactttattattaattattaattgttaaattgatgtaaataataatatcagtGGTACTAAGAAGCAGAAAACAGATCTAGAAAAACTACTAAAATTTACAAGAAATTGTAACAGTCTAATaaactatatctatataaataaaaatgaatcgcaaaatatgttgctaagctcaaaactcgaagacggctggtaccaattcgagtatttattttttatttatttaactctgagcagtgttggcccagtggcttcagcgtgcaaccctcatacctgaggtcgtgggttcgcatcccggctgtgcaccaatggactttctatgtgcgcatttaacattcgctcgaacgttgaaggaaaacatcgtaaggaaaccggcctgAACCTTagaacaaaaagtcgacggcgtgtctcaggcacaggaggctctCCTAATAGGCAGTATAGTAGATACAATATGATCATTCCGGAagcttgtttatttaaaaaatgttccatatgttggtatgtagctaaAGGTACTAAAAAGcctaagtaaaaataaataaagataaaacagttgaaaaaaaataaataaagatgaaACGGATAAACGATAAATGGTTCGCGTGAGTAGCTAATTACCATTACACAGGGATATTATATGAAGACTACTTCATTATTCAAGTTAAAACTAAGAAATTTGAagaaagtaattataaattcatctcattaaacaaattacaCTTTCTCCATGAGTAGAAACTTTTTGATCGCTCACGTGCAACTTACATTAACAAtctttacttaaataataataagcaaaAATGGATAGAAGAGATGATGATGAATACACatgaattttgaatatatCAACTGCATTGCCGAAAGTCAAAAGCGATTCAACAATCCAGTACTTATATTTACgatatcttataaaaatacagaatCATGAAATGTCCAAAAATAACAAAGGAAATGAAATATAGGTGTTAAAAGATAACACACGAACataattatcaattattatgACAATATAGTGTGCAGTATTTACCTGCAAGgtaataatctaaaatataaaattctcgtgtcgcggtgtttgtggttaaactcctccgaaacggctttcccgattctcatgaaattttgtgtgtatattgggtaggtctgagaatcggacaacatctatttttcatccccctaaatgttaagggtaatcaacccctaatttttttttttaattttagataaaaaaaaattttttttatctaaaattataataatttttttttatgatacagcattag encodes the following:
- the LOC125051799 gene encoding uncharacterized protein LOC125051799, which codes for MFHKFYVLILCALNIQHGQRCVLNTRIHFGEPLPVILRNNRILEPDDNEGNIVLNAGDVLTLSCQGAGFINHPDIKDRREVATISCEGGDNFRNDDWLNSLARFTFFRCSFAPIHHSKPTNRTCYEGYPIIDVGYTIEDQFYPVYESCFDDVHFNPIYSKYTQKPYNAFFQTRVERPFFLDNHNYENIPVERLFSPPGQKAAVAQRVGPLVESYVTKSQLLSRGHLAAKTDFVFAFTERATFHYVNCAPQWTGFNGGNWNTLEVDLRNHIHDAGYETIIYTGTFGITQLSDNFGRRVDLHLYTDQNNNPVIPIPQYFYKVVYEPRTKRGIAYVGINNPYYTFAEARELFFCSDICRNTSGFGWLSWHPDNPAEGYTFCCSIPDFKDTVHHLPYFEVGSLLI